A stretch of the Theropithecus gelada isolate Dixy chromosome 7a, Tgel_1.0, whole genome shotgun sequence genome encodes the following:
- the OAZ2 gene encoding LOW QUALITY PROTEIN: ornithine decarboxylase antizyme 2 (The sequence of the model RefSeq protein was modified relative to this genomic sequence to represent the inferred CDS: deleted 1 base in 1 codon) gives MINTQDSSILPLSNCPQLQCCRHIVPGPLWCSDAPHPLSKIPGGRGGGRDPSLSALIYKDEKLTVTQDLPVNDGKPHIVHFQYEVTEVKVSSWDAVLSSQSLFVEIPDGLLADGSKEGLLALLEFAEEKMKVNYVFICFRKGREDRAPLLKTFSFLGFEIVRPGHPCVPSRPDVMFMVYPLDQNLSDED, from the exons TAGTATTTTGCCTTTGAGTAACTGTCCCCAGCTCCAGTGCTGCAGGCACATTGTTCCAGGGCCTCTGTGGTGCTCC GATGCCCCTCACCCACTGTCGAAGATCCCCGGTGGGCGAGGGGGCGGCAGGGATCCTTCTCTCTCAGCTCTAATATATAAG GACGAGAAGCTCACTGTGACCCAGGACCTCCCTGTGAATGATGGAAAACCTCACATTGTCCACTTCCAGTATGAGGTCACCGAGGTGAAGGTCTCTTCTTGGGATGCAGTCCTGTCCAGCCAGAGCCTGTTTGTAGAAATCCCAGATGGATTATTAGCTGATGGGAGCAAAGAAGG ATTGTTAGCACTGCTAGAGTTTGCTGAAGAGAAGATGAAAGTGAACTATGTCTTCATCTGCTTCAGGAAGGGCCGAGAAGACAGAG CTCCACTCCTGAAGACCTTCAGCTTCTTGGGCTTTGAGATTGTACGTCCAGGCCATCCCTGTGTCCCCTCTCGGCCAGATGTGATGTTCATGGTTTATCCCCTGGACCAGAACTTGTCCGATGAGGACTAA